The Serratia rhizosphaerae genome has a segment encoding these proteins:
- the narI gene encoding respiratory nitrate reductase subunit gamma: protein MQFLNQFFFDIYPYLAGTIFLVGSWLRYDYGQYSWRAGSSQMLDKKGMRLASNLFHIGILGIFFGHLFGMLTPHWMYQAFLPIDVKQKLAMIAGGICGLMTLAGGALLLKRRLTNPRVRATSSVADILILTLLVVQVCLGLLTIPFSAQHMDGSEMMKLVGWAQAVVTFQGGASQHLDGVALIFRLHMVLGMTLFVLFPFCRLVHIWSAPVEYLTRRYQLVRNRR from the coding sequence ATGCAATTTCTCAATCAGTTTTTCTTCGATATCTATCCGTATCTGGCGGGGACGATTTTTCTGGTCGGCAGTTGGCTGCGCTACGATTACGGCCAGTACAGCTGGCGCGCCGGCTCCAGCCAGATGCTGGATAAAAAGGGGATGCGGCTGGCCTCCAACCTGTTTCACATCGGCATCCTGGGGATTTTCTTCGGCCACCTGTTCGGCATGCTGACGCCGCACTGGATGTATCAGGCATTTTTGCCGATCGACGTGAAGCAGAAGCTGGCGATGATCGCCGGCGGCATCTGCGGCCTGATGACGCTGGCGGGCGGCGCGCTGCTGCTGAAGAGGCGTCTGACCAACCCGCGGGTGCGGGCGACCAGCAGCGTCGCCGATATTCTGATCCTGACGCTGCTGGTGGTGCAGGTCTGTCTGGGGCTGCTGACCATTCCGTTCTCCGCCCAGCATATGGACGGCAGCGAGATGATGAAGCTGGTGGGCTGGGCGCAGGCGGTGGTGACCTTCCAGGGCGGCGCGTCGCAGCACCTTGACGGTGTGGCGCTGATCTTCCGCCTGCATATGGTGCTGGGGATGACGCTGTTCGTGCTGTTCCCGTTCTGTCGTCTGGTGCATATCTGGAGCGCGCCGGTCGAGTATCTGACCCGCCGTTATCAGCTGGTGCGCAACCGTCGTTAA
- the narH gene encoding nitrate reductase subunit beta, whose product MKIRSQVGMVLNLDKCIGCHTCSVTCKNVWTSREGVEYAWFNNVESKPGVGYPHAWEDQEKWKGGWIRKINGKLEPRMGSRVGVLSKIFANPHVPALDDYYEPFDYDYQHLHTAPQGKQQPIARPRSLITGQRMKKIENGPNWEEILGGEFEKRSQDKNFANMQKAMYGQFENTFMMYLPRLCEHCLNPACVATCPSGAIYKRGEDGIVLIDQDKCRGWRMCLTGCPYKKIYFNWKSGKSEKCIFCYPRIEAGQPTVCSETCVGRIRYLGVLLYDADRIEQAAATENEQDLYQSQLDIFLDPHDPAVIAQALADGVPQSVIDAAQQSPVYKMAMDWKLALPLHPEYRTLPMVWYVPPLSPIQSAADAGELAHNGVLPDVDSLRIPVQYLANLLTAGDTAPVLLALKRMLAMRHYKRAESVDGVVDTSALEQVGLSEAQAQEMYRYLAIANYEDRFVVPSSHRELAREAFPESKGCGFSFGDGCHGSDGKFNLFNSRRIDAIDVTQKTARQEDAS is encoded by the coding sequence ATGAAAATTCGTTCGCAAGTCGGCATGGTGCTGAATCTGGACAAATGCATCGGTTGTCATACCTGTTCGGTCACCTGTAAGAACGTCTGGACCAGCCGCGAAGGCGTGGAGTACGCCTGGTTCAACAACGTGGAAAGCAAACCGGGCGTCGGCTATCCGCACGCCTGGGAAGATCAGGAGAAGTGGAAAGGCGGCTGGATCCGCAAAATCAACGGCAAGCTGGAACCGCGCATGGGCAGCCGCGTCGGCGTGCTGTCGAAGATTTTTGCCAATCCGCACGTGCCGGCGCTGGATGATTACTACGAACCGTTTGACTACGACTACCAGCATCTGCACACCGCGCCGCAGGGCAAGCAGCAGCCGATCGCCCGGCCGCGATCGCTGATCACCGGCCAGCGCATGAAGAAGATCGAGAACGGTCCGAACTGGGAAGAGATTCTTGGCGGCGAGTTTGAAAAGCGCTCGCAGGATAAAAACTTCGCCAATATGCAAAAGGCGATGTACGGCCAGTTCGAAAACACCTTCATGATGTATCTGCCGCGCCTGTGTGAGCACTGTCTGAATCCGGCGTGCGTGGCGACCTGCCCGAGCGGCGCTATTTATAAGCGCGGTGAAGACGGCATTGTGCTGATCGACCAGGACAAGTGCCGCGGCTGGCGCATGTGCCTGACCGGCTGCCCGTACAAGAAAATCTACTTTAACTGGAAAAGCGGCAAGTCGGAGAAATGTATTTTCTGCTACCCACGCATCGAGGCCGGCCAGCCGACCGTCTGTTCGGAAACCTGCGTTGGGCGTATCCGCTACCTGGGCGTGCTGCTGTATGACGCCGACCGTATCGAACAGGCGGCGGCGACGGAAAATGAGCAGGATCTGTATCAGAGCCAGCTGGATATCTTCCTCGACCCGCACGATCCGGCGGTGATAGCCCAGGCGCTGGCGGACGGCGTGCCACAGAGCGTGATCGACGCCGCGCAGCAGTCGCCGGTGTACAAAATGGCGATGGACTGGAAGCTGGCGCTGCCGCTGCACCCGGAATATCGCACCTTACCGATGGTGTGGTACGTGCCGCCGTTATCGCCGATTCAGTCGGCGGCGGATGCCGGCGAACTGGCGCACAACGGCGTACTGCCGGACGTCGACAGCCTGCGCATCCCGGTGCAGTACCTGGCGAACCTGCTGACCGCCGGCGATACCGCGCCGGTGCTGCTGGCGCTGAAACGCATGCTGGCGATGCGCCACTACAAGCGCGCTGAAAGCGTGGACGGCGTGGTGGACACCAGCGCGCTGGAGCAGGTGGGACTGAGCGAAGCGCAGGCGCAGGAGATGTACCGCTATCTGGCGATCGCCAATTACGAAGACCGCTTTGTGGTGCCGTCCAGCCACCGCGAGCTGGCGCGCGAGGCCTTCCCGGAAAGCAAAGGCTGCGGCTTCAGCTTCGGCGACGGCTGCCACGGCAGCGACGGCAAGTTCAACCTGTTCAACAGCCGCCGTATCGATGCGATTGACGTGACGCAGAAAACCGCGCGTCAGGAGGATGCCTCATGA
- a CDS encoding glycosyltransferase family 2 protein encodes MEKVSVIMPAYNAAASIRASILGVLNQSFSDFQLYVIDDASTDETAEIVASLRHERVTYVRNPRNQGVAATRNIGIDMARGDYLAFCDSDDVWLSNKLARQVEILQSGRYDVVCSHYYTFEQDLHQVKNYRGAAEIIDYAAMLRSNRIGNLTGIYNQRRTGKVYQQPVGHEDYLMWLAVLERAYNGLAYCVPEPLAFYRVSDHSLSGNKLQAADWQWKIYRQYLGLSYQKSCYLFFTYLLNAAMKRQ; translated from the coding sequence ATGGAAAAAGTATCAGTCATTATGCCGGCCTATAACGCAGCGGCATCCATCAGGGCATCAATTCTGGGCGTGCTCAACCAGAGTTTCAGCGATTTTCAGCTGTACGTGATTGATGACGCCTCCACCGATGAGACGGCGGAGATTGTGGCGTCGCTGCGACATGAGCGCGTGACCTATGTCCGCAACCCACGCAATCAGGGGGTCGCGGCCACGCGCAATATCGGTATTGATATGGCGCGCGGCGACTATCTGGCGTTTTGCGACAGCGATGACGTATGGCTGAGCAATAAGCTGGCGCGACAGGTGGAGATTCTGCAGTCCGGCCGTTACGACGTGGTGTGCTCGCATTACTACACCTTCGAACAGGACCTGCATCAGGTGAAGAACTACCGCGGTGCGGCGGAGATTATCGACTATGCGGCGATGCTCAGGAGCAACCGCATCGGCAACCTGACCGGTATCTACAATCAGCGGCGCACCGGCAAGGTCTACCAGCAACCGGTCGGCCATGAAGATTACCTGATGTGGCTGGCGGTGCTGGAGCGGGCATACAACGGCCTGGCGTACTGCGTGCCGGAACCGCTGGCATTTTACCGGGTTTCCGACCACTCGCTGTCCGGCAATAAGCTGCAGGCGGCGGACTGGCAGTGGAAAATTTACCGCCAGTATCTGGGGCTGTCATATCAGAAATCCTGCTACCTGTTCTTTACCTATTTGCTGAACGCGGCGATGAAACGCCAGTGA
- a CDS encoding glycosyltransferase family 4 protein, whose translation MTPRNIAIVIENIAGKGGTERVASGLANALADDGDIRVTLFSLGGEAAFFPLTPAVTLRLMGDRAPFWPWRLARALHRERYDAIITVSMGRLSVVMTPYLRLLCPDSRLLLSEHVSFQQYRWPMRWLKLLVYTLGDRVILLTQQDRARISRWVRQDKCLVIENVSPFAPQPPDEGRRRNVALAIGRLTAQKGFDRLIDAWRQIARQAPSWQLLIVGDGPARPALQRQIAQAGLERHISLLPATPDVARYYRQASLYLMTSRYEGLPMVLIEALSFSLPLVAYDCPTGPAELITSGVNGYLVPDGDRPQFCERVVTLMTDNALRRRFAHASWQQAQRFTPERIYPLWQRIIT comes from the coding sequence ATGACGCCACGCAATATTGCCATTGTGATTGAAAATATCGCCGGGAAAGGCGGCACCGAACGCGTGGCCAGCGGATTAGCCAATGCGCTGGCCGACGACGGCGACATACGGGTAACGCTGTTTTCTCTTGGCGGTGAAGCGGCCTTTTTCCCGCTGACGCCGGCGGTGACGCTGCGCCTGATGGGCGATCGTGCGCCGTTTTGGCCGTGGCGACTGGCGAGGGCGCTGCATCGTGAGCGTTACGACGCCATTATTACCGTCTCGATGGGGCGGCTGTCGGTGGTGATGACGCCGTATTTGCGTTTGTTGTGCCCCGACAGTCGGCTGTTGCTCAGTGAGCACGTCAGTTTTCAGCAATATCGGTGGCCGATGCGTTGGTTGAAGCTGCTGGTGTATACCCTGGGCGACCGGGTGATTTTACTGACGCAGCAGGATCGTGCGCGGATAAGCCGCTGGGTCCGGCAGGACAAATGTCTGGTGATCGAAAACGTTTCGCCGTTTGCGCCGCAGCCGCCCGACGAAGGCCGGCGGCGCAACGTCGCGCTGGCGATTGGCCGGCTTACCGCACAGAAAGGGTTTGACCGGCTGATTGACGCCTGGCGGCAGATCGCCCGACAGGCGCCGTCATGGCAACTGCTGATCGTCGGCGATGGCCCGGCGCGGCCGGCGCTGCAACGGCAGATTGCGCAGGCTGGGCTGGAACGTCATATCTCTTTGCTGCCGGCGACGCCGGACGTGGCGCGCTATTACCGTCAGGCCAGTCTGTATTTGATGACCTCCCGTTACGAGGGACTGCCGATGGTGTTGATCGAAGCGCTGAGCTTCAGCCTGCCGCTGGTGGCATATGACTGTCCCACCGGGCCGGCGGAACTGATCACGTCCGGCGTTAACGGCTATCTGGTGCCGGATGGCGACCGTCCGCAGTTCTGCGAGCGGGTGGTGACACTGATGACGGATAACGCGCTGCGGCGACGTTTTGCGCATGCGTCGTGGCAGCAGGCGCAGCGCTTTACGCCGGAACGCATTTACCCTTTGTGGCAACGGATTATCACGTGA
- a CDS encoding DUF4823 domain-containing protein: protein MNKLLLGVLVISLAGCSAKYSESILDKPEENLVRDKPIIIAEPAKGSYGSIQYIDSGKMTAEAIKTAFSPYADTVTIKSECRDLVCLSKAIGTSNGYYVVPEILHWEDRATEWSGIPDKIDIKLSVYDGSQKRVASTLLSGKSKWMTFGGDHPQDLLADPINNYVKSLY, encoded by the coding sequence ATGAATAAATTGCTGTTGGGGGTGTTGGTTATATCTTTGGCAGGGTGTTCGGCAAAGTATAGTGAAAGTATATTGGATAAACCGGAAGAGAATTTAGTAAGAGATAAGCCAATAATCATTGCAGAGCCAGCAAAAGGGTCGTACGGCAGTATTCAGTATATAGACTCAGGAAAAATGACAGCTGAAGCAATTAAAACAGCATTTTCTCCTTATGCTGATACGGTTACAATCAAATCAGAGTGTAGAGACCTAGTATGCTTGAGTAAAGCGATAGGTACCTCCAATGGATATTATGTAGTCCCAGAGATCCTTCACTGGGAGGATCGAGCAACAGAATGGTCAGGTATTCCAGATAAAATAGATATAAAACTGTCAGTTTATGATGGAAGCCAGAAAAGGGTTGCCTCGACGTTACTGTCAGGGAAAAGTAAATGGATGACGTTTGGCGGAGATCACCCTCAAGACTTACTTGCTGATCCTATAAATAACTATGTGAAATCATTATATTAA
- a CDS encoding carbohydrate-binding protein CenC has translation MSGLMPAIAAAALLQGMPPQECAPNLLQNPGFEQGLQGWRGEGAGRDNAAHGGAASLRYHNQDAARYRTFSQTVAAQPGQAIAFGVWLKGRGLKGAPQDRGASVYIQSFDAQGRFLEGRYPTGIVGNSDWRHISALYRVPRRAARVTLGLYLRRGTTGTAWFDDAYACVLSPQAALYPAGGRTLIETPYPQWVTISSVLLNRQRKVVDQTNQRRYIADRYWLDYTPPPLPPGEYRLRQQVTEAPTGRRRGSEIALDIGQPTPTVAIDGQGFTRRRGERIFPLGIYTTRSGDDDLARIAAAGFNSVLNYHYGVGKDADAFFRRSRRHGLQVIYAIKDLYGGSRFAPATRGSYAALAAAQINRLKNQPNLLAWYINDELGLEFLPQIAARHQQVQRLDRHHPTFQVLNKTATLDDYFNSADILATDPYPVGSETHLRRTLHDTQQTVRAARGVKGAWMVIQIMDHAAYDSRRQARAPTEDEIRAQAWLALIGGARGLLFYSYNDLFYQQQRGRFKRAAFEAQWRGIARVARQINSFSPYLLTGDGVTLRLAGPAAARIFVRGDSALLLGANPEAYPVTLRLTLPDGWRHQTRRTLAVPLPPFGAVHLPLHR, from the coding sequence GTGAGCGGTCTGATGCCGGCGATTGCCGCCGCCGCGCTGCTGCAGGGTATGCCGCCGCAGGAGTGTGCGCCGAATCTGCTGCAGAACCCCGGTTTTGAACAGGGGCTGCAGGGCTGGCGCGGTGAAGGCGCCGGGCGGGATAACGCGGCGCACGGCGGTGCGGCCAGCCTGCGCTACCACAATCAGGATGCCGCCCGCTATCGCACCTTCAGCCAGACGGTCGCGGCGCAGCCCGGCCAGGCAATCGCGTTTGGCGTCTGGCTGAAAGGGCGTGGGCTGAAGGGGGCGCCGCAGGACCGCGGTGCCAGCGTGTATATCCAGAGCTTTGATGCGCAGGGGCGTTTTCTGGAGGGACGCTACCCGACGGGAATCGTCGGCAACAGCGACTGGCGGCATATCTCGGCCCTGTACCGCGTGCCCCGTCGGGCGGCGCGGGTGACGCTGGGTCTGTATCTGCGCCGTGGCACCACCGGGACGGCGTGGTTCGACGATGCGTATGCCTGCGTGCTGTCGCCGCAGGCGGCGCTCTACCCGGCGGGTGGCCGTACGCTGATTGAAACGCCGTATCCACAGTGGGTAACGATCAGCAGCGTGCTGCTCAATCGGCAGCGCAAGGTTGTCGACCAGACGAACCAGCGGCGGTATATCGCCGACCGCTATTGGCTGGATTATACGCCGCCGCCGCTGCCGCCGGGGGAATACCGCCTGCGCCAGCAGGTGACCGAAGCGCCGACAGGGCGCCGTCGCGGCAGTGAGATCGCACTGGATATCGGCCAGCCGACGCCGACGGTGGCGATTGACGGGCAGGGGTTTACCCGTCGCCGCGGCGAACGGATATTTCCGCTGGGGATTTACACCACCCGCAGCGGTGATGACGATCTGGCGCGCATCGCTGCCGCCGGTTTCAACAGCGTGCTCAATTACCATTATGGCGTTGGCAAGGACGCCGACGCTTTTTTTCGCCGCAGCCGGCGTCACGGGCTGCAGGTGATCTACGCCATCAAAGATCTCTATGGCGGCAGCCGTTTTGCGCCGGCGACGCGCGGCAGCTATGCGGCGTTGGCCGCGGCCCAGATTAACCGGCTGAAAAACCAGCCTAATTTACTGGCCTGGTATATCAATGATGAACTGGGGTTGGAGTTTTTGCCGCAGATTGCGGCCAGACACCAGCAGGTGCAGCGGCTTGACCGCCACCACCCGACGTTTCAGGTGCTGAATAAAACCGCCACGCTGGACGACTATTTCAACAGTGCGGATATTTTGGCGACCGATCCCTATCCGGTCGGCTCGGAGACTCATCTGCGCCGCACCCTGCATGATACGCAGCAGACCGTGCGCGCGGCGCGTGGGGTGAAGGGCGCCTGGATGGTGATTCAGATTATGGACCACGCCGCTTACGACAGCCGCCGCCAGGCGCGGGCGCCGACGGAAGATGAAATCCGCGCCCAGGCCTGGCTGGCGCTGATCGGCGGCGCACGCGGGCTGCTGTTTTACTCCTATAACGACCTGTTTTATCAACAGCAGCGCGGCCGTTTCAAGCGCGCTGCGTTTGAAGCGCAGTGGCGCGGTATTGCCCGCGTAGCGCGGCAGATAAACAGTTTCAGCCCTTATCTGCTTACTGGTGACGGTGTAACTTTGAGGTTGGCTGGCCCTGCGGCGGCGCGGATCTTTGTGCGCGGCGACAGCGCGTTGCTGCTGGGCGCCAATCCCGAGGCGTACCCGGTGACGCTGCGCCTGACGTTGCCGGATGGCTGGCGCCATCAGACGCGGCGCACGCTGGCGGTGCCATTGCCGCCGTTTGGCGCCGTTCATCTGCCGTTACACCGTTGA
- the narJ gene encoding nitrate reductase molybdenum cofactor assembly chaperone, with protein MMTLRIIARLLDYPDQALWDHQDELLAALEPACELDLHNSAQLMQFIRELCARPLLDTQADYCELFDRGRATSLLLFEHVHGESRDRGQAMVDLMTQYRADGLQIDSRELPDFLPLYLEYLASRSHEAAREGLQDIAPILALLGARLHQRGSAYGVLFDILLALSGSDIQAQALQQQVAAEARDDTPQALDAVWEEEQIKFLGEPQGCASAQQTAHQRRFAGAVAPQYLDLSDALTGTQGR; from the coding sequence ATGATGACGTTACGGATTATTGCCCGCCTGCTGGACTATCCCGATCAGGCGTTGTGGGATCATCAGGATGAGCTGCTGGCGGCGCTGGAGCCGGCCTGCGAGCTGGATCTGCACAACAGCGCGCAGCTGATGCAGTTTATCCGCGAGTTGTGCGCCCGCCCGCTGCTGGACACGCAGGCCGACTATTGCGAGCTGTTTGACCGCGGCCGCGCCACCTCGCTGCTGCTGTTTGAGCATGTGCACGGCGAATCGCGCGACCGCGGGCAGGCGATGGTCGACCTGATGACGCAGTATCGTGCCGATGGGTTACAGATCGACAGCCGCGAACTGCCGGATTTTCTGCCGCTGTATCTGGAGTATCTCGCCAGCCGCAGCCATGAGGCGGCGCGCGAGGGCTTGCAGGACATCGCGCCGATTCTGGCGCTGCTGGGCGCGCGCCTGCATCAGCGCGGCAGCGCATATGGCGTGCTGTTCGACATTCTGCTGGCGCTGTCCGGCAGCGATATTCAGGCGCAGGCGCTGCAGCAGCAGGTGGCCGCAGAGGCGCGCGATGATACGCCGCAGGCATTGGATGCGGTATGGGAAGAGGAACAGATTAAGTTTCTCGGCGAACCGCAGGGCTGCGCTTCCGCGCAGCAAACCGCACACCAGCGGCGCTTCGCCGGTGCGGTGGCGCCGCAGTATCTCGATCTGTCGGATGCGTTAACCGGAACCCAAGGACGCTAA
- a CDS encoding nitrate reductase subunit alpha encodes MSKFLDRFRYFKQLAEPFSGEHGQTLNSNRDWEDGYRSRWQHDKIVRSTHGVNCTGSCSWKIYVKNGLVTWETQQTDYPRTRPDLPNHEPRGCPRGASYSWYLYSANRLKYPLMRKRLLKLWREAKAQHSDPVEAWGAIVSDPDKAKSYKIARGRGGFVRSSWQEVNELIAASNVYTAKTFGPDRIIGFSPIPAMSMVSYASGARYLSLIGGTCLSFYDWYCDLPPASPMTWGEQTDVPESADWYNSSYIIAWGSNVPQTRTPDAHFFTEVRYKGTKTVAVTPDYAEVAKLCDQWLNPKQGTDSAMALAMGHVMLKEFHLDRQVGYFRDYVRRYTDMPMLVLLEPRDEGYYAAGRMLRASDLVDALGQDNNPQWKTIALDEKSGQLVAPQGSIGFRWGEQGKWNLEQRAGQAQQQVELQLSLLGSHDEVAEVGFPYFGGAESEHFNSVALEQVLRHKLPVKRLQLADGSEALVASVYDLTMANYGLDRGLDDANCAADYDDIKAYSPAWAEQITGVSRHNIIRIAREFADNAEKTHGRSMIIVGAGMNHWYHMDMNYRGLINMLIFCGCVGQSGGGWAHYVGQEKLRPQTGWQPLAFGLDWQRPPRQMNGTSFFYNHSSQWRYETVATEELLSPLADKSRFSGSLIDLNVRAERMGWLPSAPQLNTNPLRIAAQAAAAGQSPLDYTVDSLKQGALRFAAEQPDDPQNFPRNLFVWRSNLLGSSGKGHEYLLKYLLGTENGIQGTDLGQQGGVKPQEVEWQDQGGEGKLDLVVTLDFRMSSTCLYSDIVLPTATWYEKDDMNTSDMHPFIHPLSAAVDPAWESKSDWEIYKGIAKTFSEVCVGHLGQETDVVTLPIQHDSAAELAQPLGVQDWKKGECDLIPGKTAPHIMVVERDYPATYERFTSLGPLLDKLGNGGKGISWNTQNEVDFLKQLNYVKTDGPAAGRPKIDSAIDAAEVILSLAPETNGQVAVKAWQALSNITGRDHTHLALNKEDEKIRFRDIQAQPRKIISSPTWSGLEDEHVSYNACYTNVHELIPWRTLSGRQQLYQDHEWMRAFGESLLVYRPPIDTRAAQPLLNRQPNGNKEKALNFLTPHQKWGIHSTYSDNLLMLTLSRGGPIVWMSEEDAADLGIADNDWIEAFNANGALTARAVVSQRIPAGMTMMYHAQERIVNIPGSEITSQRGGIHNSVTRVCPKPTHMIGGYAQLSYGFNYYGTVGSNRDEFVVVRKMNRIDWLDGEGNDDTQGSQQEKAK; translated from the coding sequence ATGAGCAAATTTTTAGACCGGTTCCGCTACTTTAAACAGCTGGCGGAGCCGTTCTCTGGTGAACATGGCCAGACGCTTAACAGTAACCGAGACTGGGAAGACGGCTACCGCAGCCGCTGGCAGCACGACAAAATCGTGCGTTCGACCCATGGCGTCAACTGCACCGGTTCGTGCAGCTGGAAGATCTACGTGAAAAATGGTCTGGTGACCTGGGAAACCCAGCAGACCGACTACCCGCGTACCCGTCCCGACTTGCCGAACCACGAACCGCGCGGCTGCCCGCGCGGCGCCAGCTACTCCTGGTATCTGTACAGCGCCAACCGCCTGAAATATCCGCTGATGCGCAAACGCCTGCTGAAGCTGTGGCGCGAAGCCAAGGCGCAGCACAGCGATCCGGTTGAGGCCTGGGGCGCCATCGTCAGCGATCCGGACAAGGCCAAGAGCTATAAAATCGCCCGCGGCCGCGGCGGCTTTGTGCGTTCCAGCTGGCAGGAGGTGAACGAACTGATTGCCGCCTCCAACGTCTATACTGCAAAAACCTTCGGCCCTGACCGTATTATCGGCTTCTCGCCGATCCCGGCGATGTCGATGGTGTCTTATGCGTCCGGCGCGCGTTACCTGTCGCTGATCGGCGGCACCTGCCTGAGCTTCTACGACTGGTATTGCGATCTGCCGCCGGCGTCGCCGATGACCTGGGGCGAGCAGACCGACGTACCGGAATCCGCCGACTGGTATAACTCCTCCTACATTATCGCCTGGGGCTCCAACGTGCCGCAGACCCGCACGCCGGACGCTCACTTCTTTACCGAGGTGCGCTACAAGGGCACCAAAACCGTGGCGGTGACGCCGGACTACGCCGAAGTGGCCAAGCTCTGCGACCAGTGGCTGAATCCGAAGCAGGGCACCGACAGCGCCATGGCACTGGCGATGGGCCATGTGATGCTGAAAGAGTTCCATCTGGATCGTCAGGTAGGCTATTTCCGCGATTACGTGCGTCGCTATACCGATATGCCGATGCTGGTGCTGCTGGAGCCGCGCGACGAGGGTTACTACGCCGCCGGCCGCATGCTGCGCGCCAGCGATCTGGTGGACGCGCTGGGGCAGGACAACAATCCGCAATGGAAAACCATCGCGCTGGATGAGAAAAGCGGCCAACTGGTGGCGCCGCAGGGGTCAATCGGTTTCCGCTGGGGCGAGCAGGGCAAATGGAACCTGGAACAGCGCGCCGGTCAGGCGCAGCAGCAGGTTGAGCTGCAGCTGAGCCTGCTGGGTTCGCACGATGAGGTGGCCGAGGTCGGCTTCCCGTATTTCGGCGGCGCGGAAAGCGAACATTTCAACAGCGTGGCGCTGGAGCAGGTGTTGCGCCATAAGCTGCCGGTCAAGCGGCTGCAACTGGCGGACGGCAGTGAAGCATTGGTGGCCAGCGTCTACGATCTGACGATGGCGAACTACGGTCTCGATCGCGGGCTGGACGACGCCAACTGCGCCGCCGACTACGACGATATTAAGGCCTATTCTCCGGCCTGGGCGGAGCAGATCACCGGCGTTTCCCGCCATAATATCATCCGCATCGCGCGCGAATTTGCCGACAACGCCGAGAAAACTCACGGCCGCTCCATGATCATCGTCGGCGCCGGTATGAACCACTGGTACCACATGGATATGAACTACCGCGGCCTGATCAATATGCTGATCTTCTGCGGCTGCGTTGGCCAGAGCGGCGGCGGCTGGGCGCACTACGTCGGCCAGGAGAAGCTGCGCCCGCAAACCGGCTGGCAGCCGTTGGCGTTCGGCCTTGACTGGCAGCGTCCGCCGCGCCAGATGAACGGCACCTCATTCTTCTACAACCACTCCAGCCAGTGGCGTTATGAAACCGTCGCTACCGAGGAACTGCTGTCGCCGCTGGCGGATAAATCCCGCTTCAGCGGCAGTTTGATCGACCTCAACGTGCGCGCCGAACGTATGGGCTGGCTGCCGTCCGCGCCACAGCTGAACACCAACCCGCTGCGGATTGCGGCGCAGGCGGCCGCGGCCGGGCAATCGCCGCTGGATTATACCGTCGATAGCCTGAAGCAGGGCGCGCTGCGCTTTGCCGCCGAACAGCCGGACGACCCGCAGAACTTCCCGCGCAATCTGTTCGTCTGGCGCTCTAACCTGCTGGGGTCCTCCGGCAAAGGCCATGAGTATCTGCTCAAGTACCTGCTGGGGACGGAAAACGGCATTCAGGGGACGGATTTGGGGCAGCAGGGCGGCGTTAAACCGCAGGAGGTGGAATGGCAGGATCAGGGCGGCGAAGGCAAGCTGGATCTGGTGGTGACGCTCGATTTCCGCATGTCCAGCACCTGCCTCTATTCCGACATCGTGCTGCCGACCGCCACCTGGTATGAAAAAGACGACATGAATACCTCGGATATGCATCCGTTTATTCATCCGCTGTCGGCGGCGGTCGATCCGGCCTGGGAATCGAAGAGCGACTGGGAAATTTACAAGGGTATTGCCAAAACCTTCTCTGAGGTGTGCGTCGGCCACCTGGGGCAGGAAACCGACGTGGTGACGCTGCCGATCCAGCATGACTCCGCCGCCGAGCTGGCGCAGCCGCTGGGCGTACAGGACTGGAAAAAAGGCGAATGCGACCTTATTCCGGGCAAAACCGCGCCGCACATCATGGTGGTTGAGCGTGACTATCCGGCTACCTATGAGCGCTTTACCTCGCTCGGCCCGCTGCTGGACAAGCTCGGCAACGGCGGTAAGGGCATCAGCTGGAATACTCAAAATGAAGTCGACTTCCTGAAACAGCTGAACTACGTGAAGACCGATGGCCCGGCAGCCGGCCGGCCGAAGATCGACAGTGCGATTGACGCGGCGGAAGTGATTTTGTCGCTGGCGCCAGAGACCAACGGCCAGGTGGCGGTAAAAGCCTGGCAGGCGCTCAGCAACATCACCGGCCGCGACCATACGCATCTGGCGCTGAACAAGGAAGATGAAAAAATCCGCTTCCGTGATATTCAGGCCCAGCCGCGCAAGATCATCTCCAGCCCGACCTGGTCCGGTCTGGAAGACGAGCACGTCTCCTACAACGCCTGCTACACCAACGTGCACGAGCTGATCCCGTGGCGCACCCTCAGCGGCCGCCAGCAGCTTTATCAGGATCACGAGTGGATGCGCGCCTTTGGCGAGAGCCTGCTGGTCTACCGTCCGCCGATCGACACCCGCGCCGCGCAGCCGCTGCTTAACCGGCAGCCGAACGGCAATAAGGAGAAGGCGCTCAACTTCCTGACGCCGCACCAGAAATGGGGCATTCACTCCACCTACAGCGACAACCTGCTGATGCTGACGCTGTCGCGCGGCGGGCCGATCGTCTGGATGAGCGAGGAGGACGCCGCCGATTTGGGCATTGCCGATAACGACTGGATTGAAGCGTTCAACGCCAACGGCGCGCTGACCGCCCGTGCGGTGGTCAGCCAGCGCATTCCGGCCGGTATGACCATGATGTACCACGCGCAGGAGCGCATCGTGAATATTCCGGGTTCGGAGATCACCAGCCAGCGCGGCGGTATCCATAACTCGGTCACCCGCGTCTGCCCGAAACCGACGCATATGATCGGCGGCTATGCGCAGCTGAGCTATGGCTTTAACTACTACGGCACCGTCGGCTCCAACCGCGATGAGTTTGTGGTAGTGCGCAAGATGAACCGTATCGATTGGTTGGACGGCGAAGGTAACGACGATACCCAGGGCAGCCAGCAGGAGAAAGCCAAATGA